In Ptychodera flava strain L36383 chromosome 17, AS_Pfla_20210202, whole genome shotgun sequence, one genomic interval encodes:
- the LOC139115120 gene encoding peroxisomal acyl-coenzyme A oxidase 1-like: MIHDIAMIPMIQTQADETQKRKWLQKALNYEIIGTYLQTELGHGTFIRGLETTAIYDPSTQEFIINSPTFSSMKWWPGCMGRSANCCILMAQLYSQGKKYGLHAFIVQLRRFDNHELLPGVTTGDIGPKLGVNSNDNGFCRFDNMRIPRENLLSKYSKIDPDGTYHPPISDKMVYAGMVLSRVNTVVWAAGHLSSGCTIAIRYSCVRRQTELLPGGEEPQIIDYQSQQLKLFPQLAAAYAFIFAAQNIHRRYDQIQSEVMVGDISSLQELHGLSAGMKAFSSLATNLGLEVLRLSCGGHGYSQASGFPRIYGGATALVTVEGEYSVLMLQTARYLVKCVAQAASGNILPHSIAYLTTEPESNCSAKSENDILDLEILVNAYRHRAHRLVNEAAEQLKACLLSGKPQHVSWNENHMVLIKAADAHCHYYTVMNFVQYLQSTEMSKPLRDVLTRLCQLYALYGIDNNAGDLLQDGYMSGEQISMVTNQVAALLVAIRPNAVALVDAFDIPDEMLGSILGRYDGNVYENLYKWAKESPLNQTEVHHSYDTYLKPLLHQSHMEAKL; encoded by the exons ATGATTCATGATATTGCGATGATACCTATGATACAGACACAAGCAGATGAAACTCAGAAaagaaaatggctacaaaaggcATTGAATTATGAAATCATTGGCACCTACCTGCAAACAGAACTTGGACATG GTACATTCATCCGTGGTCTGGAGACAACGGCAATCTATGACCCAAGCACCCAAGAATTTATCATAAATTCGCCAACGTTCTCTTCTATGAAATGGTGGCCTGGATGTA TGGGTAGGTCAGCAAACTGTTGTATATTGATGGCCCAGTTATATTCGCAAGGGAAGAAATATGGTCTGCATGCATTCATTGTGCAGCTGAGAAGATTTGACAATCATGAACTCTTACCAG GTGTAACAACAGGTGACATTGGGCCAAAATTGGGCGTAAACAGCAATGATAATGGTTTTTGTAGATTCGACAATATGAGGATTCCAAGAGAAAATCTCCTGTCGAAATATTCAAAG ATTGATCCAGATGGTACATACCATCCACCTATAAGTGACAAGATGGTCTATGCAGGGATGGTTTTGAGCAGAGTAAACACAGTTGTCTGGGCAGCAGGTCATTTGTCGTCTGGCTGCACCATAGCAATAAGATATAGCTGTGTAAGAAGACAAACTGAGTTACTTCCTGG GGGTGAAGAACCACAGATTATTGACTACCAGTCCCAGCAGTTGAAACTGTTTCCACAACTGGCAGCAGCATATGCTTTCATATTTGCTGCTCAAAATATTCATAGGCGATATGATCAGATTCAGTCTGAAGTGATGGTTGGTGATATTTCCAGTTTGCAGGAG ttacatGGCTTGTCTGCTGGTATGAAGGCATTCTCAAGCCTTGCTACAAACTTGGGGTTAGAGGTGCTGCGTTTGTCATGTGGCGGCCATGGCTACTCCCAGGCCAGTGGCTTTCCTCGAATTTATGGTGGTGCTACTGCACTAGTAACAGTAGAAGGAGAATACAGCGTACTCATGCTGCAGACAGCAAG GTATCTTGTAAAGTGTGTTGCCCAGGCTGCATCTGGTAATATATTGCCACATTCTATTGCCTACCTGACAACCGAACCAGAATCCAACTGTTCagcaaaatctgaaaatgacATACTTGATCTGGAGATCCTGGTTAATGCCTACAGACACAGGGCGCATAG GCTTGTGAATGAAGCCGCTGAACAACTGAAGGCCTGTCTGCTTTCTGGCAAGCCACAGCATGTGTCCTGGAATGAAAATCACATGGTTCTCATTAAAGCAGCAGAT GCACACTGTCATTACTACACTGTGATGAACTTTGTGCAGTATCTGCAATCAACAGAAATGTCAAAGCCTCTGAGAGATGTATTGACCAGATTGTGTCAGCTCTATGCCTTATATGGTATTGACAACAATGCTGGCGACCTTTTACAG GATGGCTATATGTCTGGGGAGCAGATCTCCATGGTTACAAACCAAGTAGCTGCATTGCTTGTAGCGATTCGTCCCAATGCTGTTGCCTTGGTAGATGCCTTTGATATTCCGGATGAGATGTTGGGATCCATACTTGGTAGATATGATGGGAATGTCTATGAGAACTTGTATAAATGGGCCAAGGAGTCACCACTCAATCAGACGGAG GTTCACCACTCCTACGATACATATCTCAAACCTCTGTTGCACCAAAGTCACATGGAGGCAAAGTTGTGA